One Panicum virgatum strain AP13 chromosome 3N, P.virgatum_v5, whole genome shotgun sequence DNA segment encodes these proteins:
- the LOC120667400 gene encoding uncharacterized protein LOC120667400, with the protein MSHMGRATSDVAYNPAAPPEAYTNPSIHARINAYAKVGRALHGETWDPTTAPLSGEAIMRAGQGKKHGRYLIANSLVDTVSTPSLSQLRASTTDSTPPIRPWPETSVASVHQRQAEMEAKFEEERRCRMEIEAKLEQERKLREE; encoded by the exons ATGTCTCACATGGGCAGGGCGACATCGGACGTGGCCTACAACCCGGCGGCTCCACCAGAGGCCTACACAAACCCAAGCATCCACGCGCGCATCAATGCGTACGCGAAGGTGGGAAGGGCGCTCCACGGGGAGACTTGGGATCCGACCACCGCGCCACTCTccggagaagccatcatgagggcgggacaagggaagaagcaCGGGCGGTACTTGATCGCCAACAGCTTGGTCGACACGGTGAGTACGCCCAGTCTCTCGCAGCTTAGGGCAAGTACCACCGACTCGACCCCACCCATACGCCCATggcctgagacttcagtggccagcgtgcaccagagacag gccgagatggaggcaaagtttgaggaggagaggaggtgccgaatggagatcgaggccaagctggagcaggagcggaagctgAGGGAGGAGTAG